The following proteins come from a genomic window of Aquimarina sp. MAR_2010_214:
- a CDS encoding AraC family transcriptional regulator, which yields MCEFNLNIFNLIIIASVFIGTTFGLLLIFTKRINKKANVLLGLVTFIIVFWNIWILSLDFQITTYIPHFYLIPLNYSLALGPLLYLYVKKITNFSYRLSKKDSIHFLPLVIELAIHFVISRDALVNNTIGIETNTYLQLMPVVQFFAIISIVTYCLYALKEIKAYHTWLHKNYSNNDAYSLRWLYRLIIVFAVLWFLWTPYTIIDYVVFNFQLSISDYYPIYVLLSIITIWISAEAFLRPEVILLEANRENSIDKEKPSEEIFKKASWLKEQMVANRFYLNSELTLKSLAENLNMHPNILSKVINDGLDKNFSDFVNEYRVNAIIEKLHSSSYDHITLLGLSFECGFNSKTTFNRVFKNIKGITPLHYKKSIKNDSQQR from the coding sequence ATGTGCGAATTCAATTTAAATATTTTCAACCTTATTATAATAGCATCTGTATTTATAGGAACCACATTTGGACTATTACTTATTTTTACTAAGCGGATAAATAAAAAAGCTAATGTGCTACTTGGCTTGGTTACTTTTATTATTGTTTTTTGGAATATTTGGATATTGAGTTTGGATTTTCAAATCACTACTTATATACCACATTTTTATTTAATACCATTAAACTACTCTTTAGCTCTTGGGCCATTATTATATTTATATGTAAAAAAAATAACCAACTTTAGTTATCGCCTTTCTAAAAAAGACAGTATTCATTTTTTACCATTAGTGATAGAACTCGCGATACATTTTGTGATTAGTCGTGATGCACTTGTTAATAATACTATTGGTATAGAAACGAATACGTACCTTCAATTAATGCCTGTTGTTCAGTTTTTTGCAATTATTTCTATAGTAACCTATTGTTTATATGCTCTAAAAGAAATTAAAGCTTATCATACATGGTTACATAAAAATTACAGCAATAATGACGCATATAGTTTAAGGTGGTTATATAGGTTGATTATCGTATTTGCTGTACTTTGGTTTTTATGGACACCCTATACTATTATTGATTATGTCGTATTTAATTTTCAGTTAAGCATAAGTGATTATTATCCAATTTATGTATTACTGTCTATTATCACTATTTGGATTAGTGCAGAAGCTTTTTTAAGACCAGAAGTGATTTTACTAGAGGCTAATAGAGAAAATAGTATTGATAAAGAAAAACCATCTGAAGAAATCTTCAAAAAAGCATCTTGGTTAAAAGAACAAATGGTAGCTAATCGTTTTTATCTTAACTCAGAATTGACATTAAAGTCTTTGGCAGAAAATCTTAATATGCACCCCAATATTTTGTCTAAAGTAATAAACGATGGTTTGGATAAAAATTTCTCGGATTTTGTAAATGAATATCGTGTAAATGCTATTATCGAAAAATTACATAGTAGTAGTTATGATCACATAACCTTATTAGGTTTGTCTTTTGAGTGTGGTTTTAATTCAAAAACAACTTTTAACAGAGTCTTTAAAAATATTAAGGGCATCACTCCTTTGCATTATAAAAAGTCAATAAAAAATGACTCTCAACAGCGTTAA
- a CDS encoding polysaccharide deacetylase family protein: MNSAQKLGFSENTKLLIIHADDAGLSHSENRATIQCLEKGIVNSYSIMVPCPWFYEMAVFAKNNPQFDNGIHLTLTCEWENYKFGPVLPISEVPSLVDDNGYFYKKRDNLRNNAKIEDVEKELDAQIKKALKFGLKPTHIDSHMYSVGASSAFFQVYRNLGKKYNLPIMISKQLMEMVGLIPEENILEQDLTIEKVHYGIYKYFESGKLSEYYSQVFENLVSGLNIILIHPAFDDNEMKGITVNHPNFGSEWRQIDFDFFTSEQNKSKLRESNIELITWNDIKKQK; encoded by the coding sequence ATGAATTCAGCACAAAAATTAGGATTCTCGGAAAATACCAAACTGTTGATAATACACGCAGATGATGCAGGACTTTCTCATTCCGAAAATAGGGCTACAATTCAATGCTTAGAAAAAGGAATTGTGAACTCATATAGTATTATGGTTCCCTGTCCATGGTTTTATGAAATGGCGGTATTTGCTAAAAACAATCCGCAATTTGATAACGGAATTCATTTAACTCTAACATGCGAATGGGAAAATTACAAATTCGGACCTGTTTTACCGATTTCAGAAGTTCCAAGTTTAGTAGACGATAATGGATATTTTTATAAAAAAAGAGATAACCTTAGAAACAATGCAAAAATAGAAGATGTTGAGAAAGAGCTTGACGCCCAAATAAAAAAAGCACTAAAATTCGGATTGAAACCAACGCATATTGATTCACATATGTATAGTGTTGGAGCTAGTTCAGCATTTTTTCAAGTTTATAGAAATTTAGGTAAAAAATACAATCTTCCAATCATGATAAGCAAACAGCTAATGGAAATGGTTGGACTAATTCCAGAGGAAAATATTCTTGAGCAAGATTTAACAATTGAAAAAGTTCACTACGGAATATATAAATATTTTGAATCTGGAAAGTTGAGTGAGTATTACTCTCAGGTTTTTGAAAATTTAGTATCTGGCTTAAACATTATTTTAATTCATCCTGCATTTGATGATAATGAAATGAAAGGAATTACGGTTAACCATCCTAATTTCGGTTCTGAATGGAGACAAATCGATTTTGATTTTTTTACAAGCGAACAAAACAAGTCAAAACTCAGGGAGAGTAATATTGAATTAATTACTTGGAATGATATAAAAAAACAGAAATAG
- a CDS encoding putative porin: MRKNIIFIVALLSVSMIWAQRDQERIDGTSNVGRDGSQEPRKSLRQPKTKKKKPPVTEYKIITIENDTTYLDTTLTIQKDYKFNYLRRDDFELLPIHNVGQTYNSLAKREERDHILPLMGARARHFNFMEVKDIVYYQVPTPLTELYFKTTFEQGQQLDAFFTVNTSPRLNLSIAYKGVRSLGKYQHALTSTGNFRATASYLTKNERYNVRTHFVSQDLLNEENGGLSEEGLNQYLGTGEFVGEGDEFADRGSVSVNFENAESILLGKRFYLNHQFAILKKTDSSSTALSVGHIMDLTDKRFKYDQAAIAPNDLLGASYVATNISDNVALEDFSNQVFIDFTNKWLGNLRVLGGSSNYNYGYNAIVNQVNSSGTQINITNRIKGDVYSVGGEYKNTYKGFQLFGDGMTIVSGDFTGNYFNAGAGYELNKKYGIQAKVSSSSVAPNYNFLLYQSDYVNYNWQNNFENIETQKIQVNLKAKKIAAIEASYAKINNYTYFTKNATAAIVPLQTSESIDVLKVKLTQGLKYWKLGLDNTVMYQDVEGGDQIYNVPEITTRNSLYYHDHWFKKALYLQTGVTFKYFTSYKTDAYDPVLSEFYVQNVEEIGNYPQFDIFFNAKVRQTRIYFKYENIGEAFRQNNEFSAPGYATRDAVLRFGLVWNFFL; the protein is encoded by the coding sequence ATGAGAAAAAACATAATATTTATAGTTGCACTTTTATCGGTTTCGATGATTTGGGCACAAAGAGATCAGGAGAGAATAGATGGTACTTCTAATGTAGGAAGAGATGGATCTCAAGAACCTAGAAAATCATTGAGACAACCGAAAACCAAAAAAAAGAAGCCACCAGTTACAGAGTATAAAATCATTACAATAGAAAATGATACGACGTATCTGGATACAACATTAACGATACAAAAGGATTATAAGTTTAATTATCTGCGTAGGGATGATTTTGAACTACTTCCAATTCATAATGTGGGGCAAACGTATAATAGTTTGGCCAAGCGAGAAGAGCGAGATCATATATTACCGCTTATGGGAGCTAGAGCAAGGCATTTCAATTTTATGGAAGTCAAAGATATAGTATACTATCAGGTGCCCACTCCACTTACCGAGTTATATTTTAAAACTACTTTTGAACAGGGACAACAATTAGATGCTTTCTTTACTGTAAATACTTCACCAAGACTTAATCTTTCGATAGCTTATAAAGGTGTGCGATCATTAGGGAAATATCAACATGCCTTAACCAGTACAGGTAATTTTAGGGCTACAGCAAGTTATTTAACCAAAAATGAACGATATAATGTGCGTACACATTTTGTGTCACAAGATTTGCTTAATGAAGAGAATGGAGGATTATCAGAAGAAGGACTAAACCAATATTTAGGCACAGGAGAATTTGTTGGAGAGGGTGACGAATTTGCAGACCGGGGATCAGTATCCGTTAATTTTGAAAATGCCGAAAGCATATTACTAGGAAAGCGATTTTACCTAAATCATCAATTCGCAATATTAAAAAAAACAGATAGTTCTTCTACAGCATTATCGGTTGGACATATCATGGATCTTACAGATAAGAGATTTAAATATGATCAAGCTGCAATTGCTCCCAATGACCTCTTGGGAGCGTCCTATGTAGCTACAAATATTTCGGATAATGTAGCTTTAGAGGACTTTAGTAACCAAGTATTTATAGATTTTACAAATAAATGGTTAGGTAATTTACGTGTACTAGGAGGGAGTTCTAATTATAACTATGGATATAATGCGATTGTAAACCAGGTAAATAGTTCTGGAACTCAAATAAATATAACAAATCGTATTAAAGGAGATGTATATTCTGTTGGAGGAGAGTATAAGAATACGTATAAAGGATTTCAACTATTTGGAGATGGAATGACCATTGTTTCTGGTGATTTCACAGGAAATTATTTCAATGCAGGTGCCGGATATGAACTCAATAAGAAATATGGTATTCAGGCCAAGGTAAGTTCTAGCTCGGTAGCACCAAATTATAATTTTCTACTTTATCAAAGTGATTATGTAAATTATAACTGGCAAAATAATTTTGAGAATATTGAAACTCAAAAAATACAAGTGAATCTTAAAGCAAAAAAAATAGCAGCAATAGAAGCTAGCTATGCTAAGATTAATAATTATACCTATTTCACCAAAAATGCAACTGCTGCTATTGTTCCTTTACAAACTTCAGAGAGTATTGATGTACTAAAGGTAAAGCTTACCCAAGGGCTTAAATATTGGAAACTAGGTCTCGACAATACGGTAATGTACCAAGATGTTGAGGGAGGAGATCAAATATATAACGTACCAGAAATTACGACTAGAAACAGTTTATATTATCATGACCACTGGTTTAAAAAAGCTTTGTACTTGCAAACAGGAGTAACTTTTAAATATTTCACGAGTTATAAGACAGATGCATACGACCCTGTTTTATCAGAGTTCTATGTTCAAAATGTTGAGGAGATAGGAAATTACCCACAGTTTGATATCTTTTTTAATGCCAAAGTACGACAAACAAGAATCTACTTCAAATACGAAAACATAGGAGAAGCTTTTAGGCAAAATAACGAGTTTTCGGCACCGGGATATGCAACACGCGATGCTGTATTGCGTTTCGGTTTGGTTTGGAATTTCTTTTTGTAA
- a CDS encoding ribonuclease HII, translating into MLTLKLNPDILECGTDEAGRGCLAGPVTAAAVILPDDFNNSVLNDSKQLSEIKRNQLKPIIEDSSLAYGVTHVFMEEIDEINILNASILAMQRSIEQLQPQPEHIIVDGNRFKPYHNIPYTCVIKGDGKYLNIAAASVLAKTYRDEFMEKIHEEFPMYNWKKNKGYPTVEHRDAIRKYGITKYHRKSFRLLPEQLTLDFK; encoded by the coding sequence ATGCTTACATTAAAATTAAATCCAGATATTCTCGAATGTGGTACCGATGAGGCAGGACGAGGATGCCTGGCAGGTCCGGTCACAGCAGCTGCGGTAATCTTACCCGATGATTTCAATAATTCGGTCCTTAATGATTCTAAACAACTTAGCGAAATCAAAAGAAACCAGCTGAAACCTATAATAGAAGACTCTTCTTTGGCCTATGGTGTTACACATGTTTTTATGGAAGAGATTGATGAGATCAATATTTTAAATGCTTCTATTTTAGCTATGCAAAGGTCAATTGAGCAATTACAACCTCAGCCAGAACATATCATCGTAGACGGAAACAGATTTAAGCCATATCATAATATACCCTATACTTGCGTTATTAAGGGAGATGGAAAATATTTAAATATTGCTGCAGCCTCGGTATTGGCAAAAACATATCGTGATGAGTTTATGGAAAAAATACATGAAGAGTTTCCTATGTATAACTGGAAAAAGAATAAAGGATACCCAACAGTAGAACATCGAGATGCCATTCGTAAATATGGTATTACCAAATATCACAGAAAAAGCTTTAGGTTATTACCAGAACAACTTACACTAGATTTTAAATAG
- a CDS encoding reprolysin-like metallopeptidase, which produces MKTSIFNKILVLAFFLVSISVNAQLWSPVSPAKAQAKSKELRKTTPTKYQLFNLNTTELRSILQRTPSRVQQKSSGIVIELPTAKGVLQKFRILEASVLEEGLAKRFPSIQSFVGYGIDDPTSIARFSFSKIGLHAMITSGNHSTIYIDPYTKDKGSYICYAKADLPADPNNFECLVEENVKSNFSNQQFNALKNANDGKLRTFRLAIACTGEYSQFHINNQGISSSASDQVKKEAVLSAINTTMTRVNGIFERDLALTMVLVNNNTDIIFLDANTDNLSNSNANSLINESQTVCDNAIGFNNYDIGHAFSTGGGGLAQLRSPCTNSKARGITGSGRPIGDAYDVDYVAHEMGHQYGGNHTQNNSCQRSNASVEPGSASTIMGYAGICSPNVQNNSDAYFHAISIQEMWQNISQGNSTCGAQSNTGNAAPTANAGQDYTIPASTPFVLKGNGSDANSGNNLTYCWEQMDAQPATMPPAATSTNGPAFRSLTPTASPDRYMPALPTVISGQTSSTWEVVPSVSRTMNFRLTVRDNASGGASSASDDSKITVAGAAGPFVVNAPNTNVNWASGSTQTVTWDVAGTTANGINATNVDILLSTDGGNTYTTTIASAVPNDGSHSITVPNAVGTQNRIMVRGSGNIFYDISNANFEISGGSGGDTQAPTTPNGLAASNITQTTVDLNWNAATDNVGVTGYDIYQGNTVITTVTSTSHQVTGLSANTSYSFRVKAKDAAGNESNFSNTANATTLSQPDTQAPTAPANLAASNITKTTVDLSWDASTDNVGVSGYDVYRGTTVITTVTTTSYQVTGLSPDTAYNFSVKAKDASGNESSASNTVNITTLPSTGGSSCTGEISSFPYAEGFENTLGAWKQATGDDFDWAVNTNGTPSRNTGPSGASEGTHYIYMESSSPNYPTKRAILNSPCFDLTAQTKATFSFKYHMYGASTMGSLALEASNDNGATWSTVWSKSGNQGNSWQPANVDLNTYLGSTVQLRFNGVTGTTWQGDMAIDDVSLGGGGGSGTTCTDVVLTLNFDNYPQETSWQITDSNSQVIASGGTYDTQPDGSTLTITECLDPGTYTFTLNDAYGDGICCAYGDGSYTFTSEGTTIASGGSFGASEATTFTISNPSARSAITIDDTTTTKQLEVFAFPNPIGRDRLLNVIVSKEDTSYEIVSVLGKIVMKGKLAQKTINTSALPSGLYILKLNPGGEGKYKSFQFIQE; this is translated from the coding sequence ATGAAAACAAGTATTTTTAACAAAATACTGGTGCTCGCGTTCTTTTTAGTGAGTATTAGTGTTAATGCACAACTATGGAGTCCCGTATCTCCTGCAAAAGCACAAGCCAAATCCAAAGAACTTAGAAAAACAACTCCAACTAAGTATCAACTATTTAACTTAAACACTACAGAGTTAAGATCTATCTTGCAACGTACGCCATCAAGAGTACAGCAAAAAAGTTCAGGTATTGTTATCGAACTTCCAACTGCAAAAGGAGTACTACAAAAATTTAGAATTCTTGAAGCTTCTGTTCTTGAAGAAGGGCTCGCAAAACGATTTCCCAGTATCCAATCTTTTGTTGGTTATGGAATTGATGATCCTACATCTATTGCCAGATTTAGTTTCTCAAAAATTGGTTTACATGCCATGATAACCTCTGGAAATCATTCAACTATTTATATTGACCCTTATACAAAAGATAAAGGAAGTTATATCTGTTATGCTAAAGCAGACTTACCTGCTGATCCTAATAATTTCGAGTGTCTTGTTGAAGAAAACGTTAAATCAAACTTTTCTAATCAACAATTCAATGCTTTAAAAAATGCTAATGACGGTAAGCTTAGAACTTTTAGATTAGCTATCGCATGTACTGGAGAATATTCACAATTTCATATAAATAATCAGGGAATTAGTTCTAGTGCTTCTGATCAGGTAAAAAAAGAAGCTGTACTTTCTGCTATAAACACTACCATGACTCGAGTAAATGGTATTTTTGAAAGAGATCTAGCTTTAACCATGGTATTGGTAAATAATAATACTGATATCATTTTTCTCGATGCTAATACTGATAATTTAAGTAATAGTAATGCAAACTCTTTAATTAACGAAAGTCAGACTGTTTGTGACAATGCTATTGGTTTTAACAATTATGACATCGGACATGCATTTAGCACCGGAGGAGGAGGGTTGGCACAACTTAGATCTCCTTGTACAAATTCTAAAGCACGAGGAATCACAGGAAGTGGCCGCCCTATCGGAGATGCATATGATGTAGATTATGTTGCTCATGAAATGGGACACCAATACGGTGGAAATCATACTCAAAACAATAGTTGCCAGAGGTCTAATGCATCTGTAGAGCCAGGAAGTGCTTCTACGATTATGGGGTATGCTGGTATTTGTTCTCCAAACGTACAAAACAATAGTGATGCTTATTTTCATGCGATCAGCATTCAGGAAATGTGGCAGAATATTTCGCAAGGAAACAGCACATGTGGTGCTCAAAGTAATACCGGTAATGCAGCCCCTACTGCCAATGCAGGACAGGATTATACGATTCCTGCCTCAACACCATTTGTATTAAAAGGTAATGGATCTGATGCTAATTCGGGGAACAACCTAACCTATTGCTGGGAGCAAATGGATGCACAACCTGCAACCATGCCACCTGCTGCTACGTCAACAAACGGTCCTGCTTTTAGATCTTTGACTCCAACTGCTTCGCCTGATAGATATATGCCAGCATTACCTACAGTTATTTCGGGACAAACGTCTTCTACCTGGGAGGTTGTTCCTTCTGTAAGCAGAACAATGAATTTTAGACTTACCGTAAGAGATAATGCATCTGGTGGCGCTAGTAGTGCCAGCGACGATTCAAAAATAACAGTTGCAGGTGCAGCTGGGCCTTTTGTCGTTAATGCACCCAATACTAATGTTAACTGGGCTTCGGGATCTACGCAAACCGTTACCTGGGATGTAGCAGGAACAACTGCTAATGGTATTAATGCTACAAACGTAGATATTTTATTATCTACCGATGGAGGAAATACGTATACAACAACAATTGCTTCTGCAGTACCTAATGATGGTTCTCATAGCATCACTGTTCCAAATGCTGTAGGAACACAGAACAGAATAATGGTTAGAGGGTCCGGAAACATTTTCTATGACATTTCTAATGCTAATTTTGAAATCTCTGGAGGAAGCGGTGGAGATACTCAAGCTCCAACAACTCCTAATGGTTTAGCAGCTTCTAATATCACACAAACTACTGTTGATCTTAACTGGAATGCTGCTACAGATAATGTGGGAGTTACAGGATATGATATTTATCAAGGGAATACTGTAATTACAACAGTAACCTCTACTTCACATCAAGTGACCGGGTTATCAGCAAATACATCATATAGTTTTAGAGTAAAAGCTAAGGATGCAGCAGGTAATGAATCTAATTTCAGTAACACTGCCAATGCAACTACGCTTTCACAACCAGATACTCAAGCACCAACAGCTCCTGCTAATTTAGCAGCTTCTAATATTACAAAAACTACTGTTGATCTTTCCTGGGATGCTTCTACCGATAATGTAGGAGTTAGCGGATATGATGTTTATAGAGGTACTACAGTGATCACAACCGTTACTACTACTTCTTATCAGGTTACCGGATTATCACCAGATACTGCTTATAACTTTAGCGTAAAAGCAAAAGATGCTTCGGGCAACGAATCTAGTGCCAGTAATACCGTAAATATTACGACCTTACCATCTACAGGAGGTTCTTCTTGTACTGGAGAGATTTCATCATTCCCATATGCTGAAGGATTTGAAAATACTCTTGGAGCATGGAAACAGGCAACTGGAGATGATTTTGACTGGGCAGTAAATACTAACGGAACTCCATCAAGAAATACAGGACCTTCTGGTGCTTCTGAAGGAACTCATTATATATATATGGAATCATCTTCACCTAATTACCCAACCAAAAGAGCGATTCTTAATTCTCCTTGCTTTGATTTAACAGCTCAAACAAAAGCTACTTTCTCATTTAAGTATCATATGTATGGAGCTTCAACTATGGGTAGTCTGGCTTTAGAAGCAAGTAATGATAATGGTGCTACATGGTCTACAGTTTGGTCTAAATCAGGAAATCAAGGAAATTCATGGCAACCTGCTAATGTAGATCTAAATACATACTTAGGTTCTACTGTACAATTACGATTTAATGGTGTTACGGGTACTACCTGGCAAGGTGATATGGCAATAGATGATGTAAGCCTTGGTGGAGGTGGAGGATCAGGCACTACCTGTACTGATGTCGTATTAACTCTTAATTTTGATAATTACCCACAAGAAACAAGCTGGCAAATTACTGATAGTAATAGTCAAGTTATTGCATCAGGAGGAACATATGACACTCAGCCTGATGGATCAACATTAACTATTACAGAGTGTTTGGATCCGGGGACTTATACTTTTACACTTAATGACGCCTATGGTGATGGTATTTGCTGTGCATATGGTGATGGATCCTACACCTTTACATCAGAAGGAACTACTATAGCCTCTGGAGGATCTTTCGGAGCTTCTGAAGCTACAACATTTACAATCAGTAACCCTTCTGCAAGATCCGCAATAACCATTGACGATACAACGACTACAAAACAATTAGAAGTATTCGCATTCCCTAATCCTATAGGAAGAGATCGTTTACTAAATGTAATTGTTTCTAAAGAAGACACTTCATATGAAATTGTAAGTGTCCTTGGCAAAATCGTAATGAAAGGTAAATTAGCACAAAAAACAATCAATACCAGTGCATTACCATCGGGATTATATATCCTGAAACTTAACCCTGGAGGTGAAGGTAAGTACAAATCTTTTCAATTTATACAAGAGTAA
- the lipB gene encoding lipoyl(octanoyl) transferase LipB, which yields MNKRIQLKDIGRKDYKETWGYQEALFKEILDIKIKNRREAAGLSTPNYFLFVEHPHVYTLGKSGDISNLLLSEEQLKEKEATFYKINRGGDITYHGPGQIVGYPILDLDNFFTDIHKYLRFLEEMVILTLAEYDINATRSEGETGVWIDVGTPFARKICAMGVRASRWVTMHGFALNINANLGYFDHIIPCGIKDKTVTSLQVELGVDHVNVDEVKEKLLKHFKTLFEAEFVKQKTEI from the coding sequence ATGAATAAAAGAATTCAACTTAAGGATATTGGCCGTAAAGATTATAAAGAAACCTGGGGGTATCAAGAAGCTCTTTTTAAAGAGATTTTGGATATAAAAATCAAAAACCGAAGAGAAGCTGCTGGGCTTAGTACACCAAATTATTTTCTTTTTGTAGAACATCCACATGTATATACTTTAGGTAAAAGTGGGGATATCAGCAATCTGTTATTATCAGAAGAGCAATTAAAGGAAAAAGAAGCTACATTTTATAAAATCAACAGAGGAGGAGATATCACCTATCATGGTCCTGGGCAAATAGTAGGATATCCAATTCTTGACCTCGATAATTTCTTTACCGATATTCATAAATATCTTCGTTTTTTAGAAGAAATGGTTATTCTCACTTTGGCAGAATATGATATTAATGCCACAAGAAGTGAAGGAGAAACCGGCGTGTGGATTGATGTGGGCACTCCATTTGCTCGTAAAATCTGTGCTATGGGAGTTCGTGCCAGTCGCTGGGTTACGATGCATGGTTTTGCATTAAATATTAATGCTAATCTGGGGTATTTTGATCATATTATTCCTTGTGGGATTAAAGACAAAACAGTTACATCATTACAAGTCGAATTAGGAGTAGACCATGTAAATGTAGATGAAGTTAAAGAAAAGCTGCTAAAACATTTTAAAACACTTTTTGAAGCAGAATTTGTAAAACAAAAAACAGAAATTTAA